The genomic segment CGCCAATGCACCCCTCCCTGTTTAGACGATTGACGGCCATGCTCTACGATTCTCTGCTGATTGTCGCATTGGTATTTGTGGTGAACGGTGCTGTATTGGGTATTATGGCTAACATCGGAGTAGCCGAAGACCACACCTTGCGGCCATGGCAGGCCCAGATTCTGACGCTGGCCTGTATCGTTATATTTTTTACCCTCTTCTGGATAAAGAGCGGTCAAACCCTGGGCATGCAGGCCTGGCGCATCAAGCTGGTGGATTTTCACGGCAACACACCTTCCGTCGCGCTGGCCATGCTGCGCTGCGCCGGGGCGCTGCTGTCCGCTGCCTGTTTTGGCCTCGGCTTTCTCTGGTGCCTTGTAGATCCGAACAAAAGGTACTGGCACGATTATCTGTCTCATACCGAACTGATACTACTGCCCAAAAAGGACAAAAAAACGTCGGGCGATGATGAAGCCTGACTGCGCTGATCTGTTCCGGTTCAGTTTACACGCACAGAAGCTTACACTGGGACAATCAAGGCGGGCCATTAATCACCCGCGCCGCGGCACACTGTATGCCACCCACTGAATAGAGGATTCGAAATGACAGCCATCACCTTTACAGCCCGTGACGTCAAGGATGCCGCAAGCGCCAAGACGCAGTGCGCGATATTACCTCTTTTCGAGGGTGAGAAGCTGTTAGGGCCAGCACTGGAGATTGATCGCGGCGCCTCCGGTGCGATCACAGCCGCACTGGCTCTGGGTGATTTCAGGGCCAAAAGAGGCCAGAGCCTCATGCTCCCCGGGAGCGGAGGCGCCAAGCGAATCCTGCTGATCGGTTGTGGCGAAGGCGACTCCTTTGATCGTGCCGCAGCGCGCCGCTTTTGCCAGACGATCTGCGGCGCGCTGCGGGATAAAGCTGCGAGTGACGCAATGCTTCACCTCGCTGGACTGCACCTTCGCAAAAAAGACATTCGGTGGGCATTGAACTACCTCGCGACCCATTGCACCCGATCGGCCTACCGCTACGGCAAGACGCTCTCCAGGCCCCCTGCCCCTTGGAAACTCAAGCGCTTGATCGTCAACACAGCCGGCAGCCTTGGCGCTAACGCCGCGGCCACTGCAATGAACCAGGGGCGAGCCGTGGGCGCAGGTATTAACGATGCGCGTGAACTGGCTAACCTGCCAGGCAACGTCTGCACTCCCACTTATCTTGCGAAACACGCACGCAGCATGGGCCGAGGTAATACCCGTCTGACAGTGAGCGTTCTGGAAGAGAAAAAAATGCGTGAGCTCGGAATGGGGTCACTTCTGTCTGTATCGGCCGGCAGTGAGCAACCGGCCAAACTGATCGCGATGCAATATAAAGGTGCAAAAGCATCGGAAAAGCCCTATGTACTCGTTGGCAAGGGTATTACGTTTGACAGCGGCGGAATCTCACTGAAGCCCGGCGCCAAGATGGATGAGATGAAGTTTGACATGGGCGGCGCCGCCAGCGTCTTCGGAACAATGCGAGCTCTCGTAGAGCTTGAATTACCCATAAATGTAGTCGGATTGATCGCAGCTGCAGAGAACATGCCCAGCAGCCGCGCGACCAAACCGGGCGACGTGGTAACCAGCATGTCCGGCAAAACTATCGAAATTCTCAACACTGACGCAGAAGGCCGACTGGTGTTGTGCGATGCGCTCACTTTTGCCGCCCGATACAAGCCAGCCGCAGTCATTGATATTGCAACTCTCACCGGCGCCTGTGTGGTCGCGCTGGGGTCTCACGCATCTGCGCTGTTCGCTAACGACGAAACTCTGGCAGAACAGTTACTGGACGCAGGAACGGAAGCGCACGACCGAGCGTGGCGTATGCCACTATGGGATGAATACCAGGGGCAACTGAAGAGTAATTTTGCCGATATCGCAAATATTGGTGGCCCCGGTGGAGGAAGTATTACC from the Candidatus Marimicrobium litorale genome contains:
- a CDS encoding RDD family protein, which encodes MPAPDTPMHPSLFRRLTAMLYDSLLIVALVFVVNGAVLGIMANIGVAEDHTLRPWQAQILTLACIVIFFTLFWIKSGQTLGMQAWRIKLVDFHGNTPSVALAMLRCAGALLSAACFGLGFLWCLVDPNKRYWHDYLSHTELILLPKKDKKTSGDDEA
- a CDS encoding leucyl aminopeptidase, translated to MTAITFTARDVKDAASAKTQCAILPLFEGEKLLGPALEIDRGASGAITAALALGDFRAKRGQSLMLPGSGGAKRILLIGCGEGDSFDRAAARRFCQTICGALRDKAASDAMLHLAGLHLRKKDIRWALNYLATHCTRSAYRYGKTLSRPPAPWKLKRLIVNTAGSLGANAAATAMNQGRAVGAGINDARELANLPGNVCTPTYLAKHARSMGRGNTRLTVSVLEEKKMRELGMGSLLSVSAGSEQPAKLIAMQYKGAKASEKPYVLVGKGITFDSGGISLKPGAKMDEMKFDMGGAASVFGTMRALVELELPINVVGLIAAAENMPSSRATKPGDVVTSMSGKTIEILNTDAEGRLVLCDALTFAARYKPAAVIDIATLTGACVVALGSHASALFANDETLAEQLLDAGTEAHDRAWRMPLWDEYQGQLKSNFADIANIGGPGGGSITAACFLSRFAEHYKWAHLDIAGSAWNSAPKGATGRPVALLIQYLMDRASKQG